From Choloepus didactylus isolate mChoDid1 chromosome 19, mChoDid1.pri, whole genome shotgun sequence, one genomic window encodes:
- the IDH3B gene encoding isocitrate dehydrogenase [NAD] subunit beta, mitochondrial isoform X1 — MAAVGGVRWMTRALVAGANGGAWRSLGTSATVRAASASQAVDVRGEGAFPVTMLPGDGVGPELMHAVKEVFKAAAVPVEFQEHHLSEVQNMASEEKLEQVLSSMKENKVAIIGKIHTPMEFKGELASYDMRLRRKLDLFANVVHVKSLPGYKTRHNNLDLVIIREQTEGEYSSLEHESAKGVIECLKIVTRTKSQRIAKFAFDYATKKGRGKVTAVHKANIMKLGDGLFLQCCEEVAELYPKIKFETMIIDNCCMQLVQNPYQFDVLVMPNLYGNIIDNLAAGLVGGAGVVPGESYSAEYAVFEMGARHPFAQAVGRNIANPTAMLLSASNMLRHLNLEYHSNLIADAVKKVIKVGKVRTRDMGGYSTTSDFIKSVIGHLHPHGV; from the exons ATGGCGGCAGTCGGCGGTGTCCGCTGGATGACCCGA GCGCTGGTCGCTGGTGCGAACGGTGGGGCATGGAGAAGCCTGGGCACCTCGGCCACAGTGCGCGCCGCCTCGGCAAGTCAG GCCGTGGACGTGAGGGGGGAAGGCGCCTTTCCGGTGACTATGTTGCCAGGAGACGGCGTGGGGCCTGAGCTAATGCACGCTGTCAAGGAGGTGTTCAAG GCTGCCGCAGTCCCGGTGGAGTTCCAGGAGCACCACCTGAGTGAGGTGCAGAATATGGCATCAGAGGAGAAGCTGGAGCAGGTGCTGAGTTCCATGAAGGAGAACAAGGTGGCTATCATTG GGAAGATCCACACCCCAATGGAGTTCAAGGGGGAACTAGCTTCCTATGACATGCGGCTGAG GCGTAAGTTGGACTTGTTTGCCAATGTGGTCCATGTGAAGTCACTTCCTGGGTACAAGACTCGACACAACAATCTAGACCTGGTGATCATTCGGGAGCAGACAGAAGGGGAATACAGCTCTCTGGAACATGAG AGTGCGAAGGGCGTGATTGAGTGCTTGAAGATTGTCACTCGAACCAAGTCTCAGCGGATTGCAAAGTTCGCCTTTGACTATGCCACCAAGAAGGGGCGGGGCAAGGTCACAGCTGTGCACAAGGCCAACATCAT GAAACTTGGGGATGGGTTGTTCCTGCAGTGCTGTGAGGAAGTTGCTGAACTGTACCCAAAAATCAAGTTTGAGACAATGATCATTGACAACTGCTGCATGCAG CTGGTGCAGAATCCTTACCAGTTTGATGTGCTTGTGATGCCCAATCTCTATGGGAACATTATTGACAACCTGGCTGCTGGCCTGGTTGGGGGAGCTGGTGTGGTCCCTGGTGAGAGCTACAGTGCAGAGTATGCAGTCTTTGAGATG GGCGCCCGGCACCCATTTGCCCAGGCAGTGGGCAGGAATATAGCCAACCCCACAGCCATGCTGCTGTCGGCTTCCAACATGCTGCGGCATCTCAA TCTTGAGTATCACTCCAACCTGATTGCTGATGCGGTGAAGAAGGTGATCAAAGTTGGCAAG
- the IDH3B gene encoding isocitrate dehydrogenase [NAD] subunit beta, mitochondrial isoform X2 translates to MAAVGGVRWMTRALVAGANGGAWRSLGTSATVRAASASQAVDVRGEGAFPVTMLPGDGVGPELMHAVKEVFKAAAVPVEFQEHHLSEVQNMASEEKLEQVLSSMKENKVAIIGKIHTPMEFKGELASYDMRLRRKLDLFANVVHVKSLPGYKTRHNNLDLVIIREQTEGEYSSLEHESAKGVIECLKIVTRTKSQRIAKFAFDYATKKGRGKVTAVHKANIMKLGDGLFLQCCEEVAELYPKIKFETMIIDNCCMQLVQNPYQFDVLVMPNLYGNIIDNLAAGLVGGAGVVPGESYSAEYAVFEMGARHPFAQAVGRNIANPTAMLLSASNMLRHLNLEYHSNLIADAVKKVIKVGKVRTSDMGGYATCQDFTEAVIAALPHP, encoded by the exons ATGGCGGCAGTCGGCGGTGTCCGCTGGATGACCCGA GCGCTGGTCGCTGGTGCGAACGGTGGGGCATGGAGAAGCCTGGGCACCTCGGCCACAGTGCGCGCCGCCTCGGCAAGTCAG GCCGTGGACGTGAGGGGGGAAGGCGCCTTTCCGGTGACTATGTTGCCAGGAGACGGCGTGGGGCCTGAGCTAATGCACGCTGTCAAGGAGGTGTTCAAG GCTGCCGCAGTCCCGGTGGAGTTCCAGGAGCACCACCTGAGTGAGGTGCAGAATATGGCATCAGAGGAGAAGCTGGAGCAGGTGCTGAGTTCCATGAAGGAGAACAAGGTGGCTATCATTG GGAAGATCCACACCCCAATGGAGTTCAAGGGGGAACTAGCTTCCTATGACATGCGGCTGAG GCGTAAGTTGGACTTGTTTGCCAATGTGGTCCATGTGAAGTCACTTCCTGGGTACAAGACTCGACACAACAATCTAGACCTGGTGATCATTCGGGAGCAGACAGAAGGGGAATACAGCTCTCTGGAACATGAG AGTGCGAAGGGCGTGATTGAGTGCTTGAAGATTGTCACTCGAACCAAGTCTCAGCGGATTGCAAAGTTCGCCTTTGACTATGCCACCAAGAAGGGGCGGGGCAAGGTCACAGCTGTGCACAAGGCCAACATCAT GAAACTTGGGGATGGGTTGTTCCTGCAGTGCTGTGAGGAAGTTGCTGAACTGTACCCAAAAATCAAGTTTGAGACAATGATCATTGACAACTGCTGCATGCAG CTGGTGCAGAATCCTTACCAGTTTGATGTGCTTGTGATGCCCAATCTCTATGGGAACATTATTGACAACCTGGCTGCTGGCCTGGTTGGGGGAGCTGGTGTGGTCCCTGGTGAGAGCTACAGTGCAGAGTATGCAGTCTTTGAGATG GGCGCCCGGCACCCATTTGCCCAGGCAGTGGGCAGGAATATAGCCAACCCCACAGCCATGCTGCTGTCGGCTTCCAACATGCTGCGGCATCTCAA TCTTGAGTATCACTCCAACCTGATTGCTGATGCGGTGAAGAAGGTGATCAAAGTTGGCAAG